CCAAGGGCAGCTTCTGGTCGACTCTTACGGGGATGCCCGTTGTGTTTAAGCAGCTGGCTGTAGTTCAGTTTTTCTCCTGGTTTGCGCTATACACCATGTGGGTTTATACGACTCCTGCTGTAGCGCAGCATATATGGGGAACTGCCATCGGCGACTCATCGTCGGCCGCATACAACGATGCCGCTAACTGGGTGGGTGTGCTGTTTGGCCTCTACAGCGTTTTTGCTGCATTATTCGCCATCGTGATGAACAAGCTCGCCGATAAGTTGGGGCGCAAGCTAACCTTCGCATCTGCGCTCTTTGTTGGTGCGTTAGGATTTCTGTCTATCTACTTTGTAAAGAACCAGTATGCGCTAATCCTTGCTATGGTAGGCGTAGGCGTTGCCTGGGCTGCCATACTTGCCATGCCCTATTCGATCCTCTCGCGCACTTTACCTGCGGGGAAAACTGGCGTTTACATGGGGCTATTCAATATCACCGTTGTGGTACCACAAATTGTCTGTGGCGTTTTATCGGGAATGCTTCTCAAGTACGTGTTTAGCGACCGTGCTATCTATATGATAATCATGGCGGGCATCTCTTGGCTAGCGGCCAGCCTGATGGTTTTTGTTGTTAAGGACAAGCAGGACGCTTAATCCGTTTTGTGAATAAAGTTGGCTGGCAGTGATAGTATGGTTATTAACCATTAGAAATACCTTTTTTGCCCATTAATCACTGCCGCCTACTTGTTTGTTGTTAGTTAATATTTAGAGGTACAATAATGAGAGAGATTAAAGCCTGTATTTTCGACTTGGACGGCGTTATCGTCGATACCGCAAAGTATCACTATTTGGCGTGGAAACGGCTAGCCGAAATGCTTGGTTTTGAGTTTACCCAGAAGGATAACGAGCGGCTAAAAGGCGTGAGCCGAGTTCGATCGCTCGAGATTCTGCTTGAGGTTGGAGGGGTAACTGCAACCCCAGAGCAAAAGGAAGTGTGGGCGCACGATAAAAATGAGTGGTATGTTGACTATATCACCAAAATGGGTGCCGACGAAATCCTTCCTGGTGTAGTTTCATTTCTTGCCGAATTGCGGCAGCATGGGGTGAAAACGGCTATTGGATCGGCAAGCAAAAATGCGAACCTGATCCTTACCCGCTTGGGCTTGATGGATAACTTCGATGTCATCATTGATGGCAACAAGGTGAGTTCGGCCAAGCCAGACCCCGAGGTGTTTTTTGCTGCTGTTACGGCTTTGGGCGTTAGCCCAGAGCATAGTGTGGTGTTTGAAGATGCAGAAGCCGGTATCGAAGCCGCGAAGGCTGGTGGCATGTTTGCCATTGGTATCGGTAGCGAGCAGGTGCTGGCTAAGGCCGATGTAGTTATTGGCGGGTTGTCCGATCTTAACTACGAGAAGTTTATGTGTTTGTTGAACAAGTAATCGTATCAGTGCTATGAATAATTATAAAGTTGACGAATGGAAAATTATCGAAGAGGCCTTTGACCCGCAGCGGGTGGAAGGTTCGGAGAGTATTTTCAGCATCGGCAATGGCATGATGGGCCAGCGAGCCAACTTCGAAGAGGACTACTCGGGGGAGATGCTACGTGGTAGCTATATCGCTGGTGTTTACTATCCCGATAAAACTCGGGTGGGTTGGTGGAAGAATGGGTATCCCGAGTATTTTGCAAAGGTGCTGAACTCTGCCAACTTTATTGGTATTCGCGTTAAGGTTGATGGGGAGTCTATTGACCTTAGCCAAAATAAGGTGGTGAGTTTTTCGCGCGTACTCGATATGCAGCATGGCTTGCTCCAACGCAATTTTGTTGTTGAGCTAGGCGATGGCAGCAAAGTTGAGGTGGTTGCCGAGCGGTTCATGAGCATGGCACGTCCTGAGGTTGCCGCAATTTCGTATTCGGTACGCCTGCTGGATGGCGATGCTACTATAGCCGTAGAGAGCTATCTGGATGGGGATGTGGTAAACGAAGACTCGAACTACAACGAAAAGTTCTGGGATGAGGTTGCCAAAACTTCCGCCAGCAACGGTGGCTACCTTGTGATGAAGACCAAGAAGCTAAGCTTTAACGTGTGCTGGAACATGGGCGTTACGTACGCCATCGATAGCGCTCTGGTACAGGCTAAGGCAATTTCTACCGAGCGCGAGAAGTACGTGTCGAGCAGCGCTGATCTGAAGCTGGTAAAGGGGCAAACCCTAACCGTAAACAAGTATGTTGCGGTGGCGTCTACCCTTAACCACCCTTTCGAGCTGCTAGTTCCTACGTCGGATGGCATCCTTTCGAAGGCTGTTGCTGATGGTTATGCGGTACTTAAGGGCGAGCATACCAGCAAGTGGCTGGAGAAGTGGCAGCATGCCGACATCGTTATCGAAGGTGATGCTGAGGCACAGCAGGGTATTCGCTTCAACATATTTCAGCTATTCCAAACCTACACGGGGGAGGATGAGCGCTTGAATATTGGCCCTAAAGGGTTCACCGGCGAAAAGTACGGTGGATCGACCTACTGGGATACCGAAGCGTACTGTTTGCCTTTCTACATGTCTACCGCCGGCGAGCGGGTGGCTAGGCAGCTGCTCATCTACCGCTACCGCCAGCTCGATAAGGCCATCGAGAATGCTGCGAAGCTTGGCTTTACCAATGGGGCAGCCTTATTCCCCATGGTCACCATGAACGGGGAGGAGTGCCACAACGAGTGGGAGATTACCTTCGAGGAGATCCACCGTAACGGGGCCATTGCCTACGCCATAAAGCGCTACATCGACTATACGGGAGATAAGGGCTACCTTGCCGAATATGGCCTAGAGGTGCTTGTTGGTATTGCTCGTTTTTGGGCTCAGCGTATCACCTGGTCGGACGAGCGCCAAAAGTATGTCATGCTTGGCGTAACGGGGCCTAACGAGTACGAGAACAACGTTAACAACAACTGGTACACCAACTATCTTGCAACTTGGACGCTGAGGTATGCTGCCGAAGCGGTTGGCTATGTAAAGCAAGCTAACGCTGCTCGTTGGACGGCTATTGAGGGTAAGATTGCCTTTAATAGCGATGCCGAGCTGGGCAAATGGGCAGACATTGTCGAGAAGATTCACCTTCCCTACAACGAAAAGTTGGGCGTTATTATGCAGCAGGATGGCTTTATGGATAAGGAGCAGATTCTGGTAAAGGATCTCAACCCTAGCCAACGTCCGCTCAACCAAAAGTGGAGCTGGGATAGAATCCTTCGATCGGTGTTCATTAAGCAGGCCGACGTGCTTCAGGGAATTTACTTCTTTGAAAACGACTTCGACTTGGAGACGATTAGGAAGAACTTCGACTTTTACGAGCAGCGTACCGTTCACGAATCGTCGCTTTCCCCTTGCGTTCACTCGATTTTGGCATGCAAGATTGGGGATATGGACCGTGCCAAGGCGATGTATCTACGAACTTCTCGTCTCGATCTCGACGACTACAACAAGGAGGTTAACGAGGGTCTTCACATTACCTCTATGGCCGGTAGCTGGATGTCGGTTGTCGAAGGGTTTGGTGGGCTGCGTATAAAGAATGATACGCTCTACTTCAACCCCTTTATCCCCGAAAATTGGAAGAGCCTTGCCTTTAAGGTTATCTTCAGGGGCCGAACTATTAAGGCTAAGTTTGAGGGGGGCAAGACCATCCTCACCAACGAAAGCGGGCAACCGCTTACCGTAATGGTAAAGGATGAGGCTGTTTGCATTCCTGCTGGCAGCACGGTAGTGGCGTAAGCGCTGCTGCCTGCCGTAGCAAATAATGCGTAAGCTGGCGTGGTGCTGGGCCTGTTCTTTATTGGTTGTTCCTCTAATTGGGGGCATCTCTTCTCTTTTTTTGAAGGGAAAAGTACCAACTGGGATGTAAATGGCTACCTTCGCAGTCGGCAGCGGTTTGCATAACGGATAAAATGTGTACATCCGGCGCAGAGAACGCTGCTAATATAGCTACGAATTGCATTTCGCAATTATTATACGTTTTTTTATGTGGTTTTAGAAGGTCGGTCATAGTCGTGAAGATTATGGCCGATTACCTTTTTATGGCGGCAGCGCCACCTTTGGTATAGCTTTAGCGCTTGGGCGTCGCCCGTAGCTTCGGAAATAAATAGGGACGGGTCGGCAGTAGGGTTTTCCCTGCTGCCGACCCGTCTTGCCGTTTTTACGGTTCTATACCCCCATCTTCTTGTAGAAGTCCTTCAGCGAGTTTACCGAATCGGCAAGGATGGTGAGCTTGTCGCCGATATTCACCCGGGTAAAGCCATCGGGGATGAAGACGTTCTCCCCTCGGTGCAGCATCGAGATGGTTATGCCCTGGGGCAGGTCGAGGTCTACCAGCATCTTGCCAACGCATCGGTGCTCGGGGAGCACGTCCAGCTCCATGACAATCGACTTTACCTTGTTGGCCAGCTCGATGTCCACCGTCGACTTTTTGCGGATGTGCATGGGAACGCTCAGCCGTAGCCGCTTGGCCAGCGTCGGGATGGTGGTTCCCTTCAGCAAAACCGAGGTGAGCGAGATGAAGAACACGAGGTTGAAGATGAGCGCCCCCTTCTGGATTCCGGCATCGAGCGCGTATATCGATAGGATGATGGGCACCGCGCCGCGCAGCCCCACCCACGAGATGAATAGCTTGGAGCGGGTGCTAAACTGCGACTTGGCCAGGCAGGTAAACACCGCAATGGGGCGGGCAACGAAGATGATGAAGGCCGAGAGCAGCAGCCCAACGCCCGCTAGCGGAAGCAGCTGCGATGGGGTAACCAGCAGTCCAAGCGTGAGGAACATGATGATCTGCATCATCCACGCCTGCCCGTCGAAGTGCTTGATGAGGCTGCGCTTATGCACAAACTCGTGGTTGCCGAGGATGATGGCCGCCAGGTAAACGGAGAGGAAGCCGTTGCCGCCTATCAGGTCGGAGACCCCAAACACCAGCAGCGAGAGGCTCAGCAGCAGCACGGCGTAAAGCCCGTCGAAGTGGAGGTCGATGCGGTTGATGATGCGGATGATGGCAAACCCCATGCCCACGCCCACGGCGCCCCCCAGCGCAAACTGCTTGACGAAGAACCAGAGGTACCCCCACGCGTTGGTGTCGGGGTGCTTGATGAGCATGATGAACACCAAGGTGAGCAGGTAGGCCATGGGGTCGTTGCTGCCGCTCTCGAACTCGAGCAGGGGGCGGATGTTGTTCTTCAACCCCATGCTCTTTGAGCGGAGGATGGTGAATACCGCCGCCGCATCGGTCGACGAGATGATGGCCCCCAGCAGCAGCCCCTCCTTAATGTTGAGCTCGGTGGTGTAGGCGATGAATAGCCCGGTGAGCAGGGCCGTGATTACTACCCCCAGCGTAGAGAGCAGCACGCCCCGCTTGGCAATGGGGCGGATGTCGGCGTAGCGGGTATCCAACCCTCCCGAAAAGAGGATAAGGATCAGCGCAAGCGTTCCAATAAACTTCGATATTTGGGTGTTGTAAAAGTTAATGCCGCCGGGGCCATCTACGCCGGCAAGCATGCCCACCAGCATAAAGAGGATGACGACCGGAATGCCGTACTTGGTTGTCTTGCTGAGGAAGACGCTCAGCACCAAGAGCGCAGAGCCTATTAAAAGAAGGTTGTTTAGAGTAAATTCCATGGGCTTTCTACGTTGGCTAGTTGCCAAGATAGGAAAAAATGGCGCAATTCTTTTGCGCTAGGCGCATTTTCCACGGCTTCGGATTGAAGAGTCCGGTAGCCGTTTCGGGTTCCGATTACTACCTCCGTACATCTCGGGAGGACGTTTTGGGTTCCGATTGGCTCTACCCAACATCTCGGGCGGACGATTCCGGTTCCGATTAGCTCTGCCCGACATCTCGGGCGGACGATTCCGGTTCCGATTGGTTCTACCCGACATCTCGGGCGGACGATTCCGGTTCCGATTGGTTCTACCCGACATCTCGGGCGGACGATTCCGGTTCCGATTGGTTCTACCCAACATCTCGGGACGACGATTCCGGTTCCGATTAGCTCTACCCGACTTACCGAGAAGACTTTTTCGGATACGATTAGTTCTTCCGTAGATGCACAAAAGGAGGGCCCGCCTGCGCGAGCCCTCCCTCCAGTACTAATCGTTATGGGGTGCTATCACTTCCGTAGCACCGTTGCTATCTTTTTTACCGCCGAGGCCTGGAAGAATCCAACAGCCCCATTCGAGATGTTTCCGGTAATGGCAGCACCTGGGGGGGGAAAGAAGGGCATAGGCTCGTCGGTAGCCGACTCCGCAGCATCAATAAAATTTTTGAACTCTTCGCTGATGGAGTAGGAGTAAACCGTTATCTGGTCGCCCACGCTTCCCTCTACATTGCCAAAAACACGGATGTTATCGAAGTGCTGCCCGTTGGTGATTTTATCGTTGTAGTACGACCACTTGTTGAGCGTATCGATCAGCTGCCCGTTTCGGGCGTACTTAAACAGGATGAAGTCCCCCTTATCGGGGTTGTCGGTAAAGGTGAGGCGAATCTCGAAGTAGTCGGCATCAAACTCGTGCGTTCTGGTCGATGCCGCCTCCATCAGCTGAGGCTTGTTCATTTTCGATGATGCCTTGTACACCTGCCCGTCTACGGTGATGGTCAGGTTGTAGGTTTTGCCAACCTCGCCCACAAAGCCCGATGGGGCGTAGTAGACACCCGGGGTTTGCTGGGTGAAGGCGATGTCCTTACCATCGACGTTAACCACCACCGAGGCATCCTCCACGGGCTGTGGCTTTACCTGATTTAGGTAGCTAACCGTACGCGATAGCCTGATGAATTGGGGCTCGTTTTGGTCGGTAATCATTCCTTCTACTACGAGCAGGTTTTTATTTTGACCGTTGAGGTCGAGGTCGAACTCCTTCTTGCAGCTGGCAAAGAGGGAGGCGATGGCAATTAAAATGGAAAATATGGTGAGCTTGCGCATGGCTTAAAACTTAAAGTTATAGGTTACTGATGGAATAATCGGGAACATCACCATTTTGTAGGTTTTGATCTTCGTTTGATCCTTCTCGTCGGTTTCGAAGTACACCGAGTAGGCGTTGCCCCTGTTGTAGGCGTTGTACACGGCAAAGTTCCACTCGCTCTCCCAGCGTTGGCCGGGCTTGCGCTTGTTCTTGATGGTAAGCGACAGGTCCAGGCGGTGGTAGTCGGGCAGGCGCGAAGCGTTCTTATCGCCGTAGATGGGCAGGTTCATGTTGCCGTAGCCGAAGCGCATCGTTGGGTAGGTGATGGGCGTTCCGCTGTAGTACGTCCACGACGAGGTCAGCTCGGCGCGCTTGGTAAGCTTGTAGGAGAGCGTTACGTTCAGGTTGTTGGGGTGGTCGTAGTTGGCCTTGTACGACTTGCCCTGGTTGATGTCGGCGAACTTGCGGGTAGCCTTCGACAGCGTGTAGCTAACCCATCCGGTAAGGTTGCCGGTATTCTTGCGGGCGAATATCTCCACCCCGTACGACTGAGCCTTTCCGAAGCGCAGCTCCTTTTCGAGCTGGTTGTTCAGCAGCAGGTCGGCGTTATCCTTAAA
This window of the uncultured Acetobacteroides sp. genome carries:
- the pgmB gene encoding beta-phosphoglucomutase, translated to MREIKACIFDLDGVIVDTAKYHYLAWKRLAEMLGFEFTQKDNERLKGVSRVRSLEILLEVGGVTATPEQKEVWAHDKNEWYVDYITKMGADEILPGVVSFLAELRQHGVKTAIGSASKNANLILTRLGLMDNFDVIIDGNKVSSAKPDPEVFFAAVTALGVSPEHSVVFEDAEAGIEAAKAGGMFAIGIGSEQVLAKADVVIGGLSDLNYEKFMCLLNK
- a CDS encoding family 65 glycosyl hydrolase domain-containing protein, translated to MNNYKVDEWKIIEEAFDPQRVEGSESIFSIGNGMMGQRANFEEDYSGEMLRGSYIAGVYYPDKTRVGWWKNGYPEYFAKVLNSANFIGIRVKVDGESIDLSQNKVVSFSRVLDMQHGLLQRNFVVELGDGSKVEVVAERFMSMARPEVAAISYSVRLLDGDATIAVESYLDGDVVNEDSNYNEKFWDEVAKTSASNGGYLVMKTKKLSFNVCWNMGVTYAIDSALVQAKAISTEREKYVSSSADLKLVKGQTLTVNKYVAVASTLNHPFELLVPTSDGILSKAVADGYAVLKGEHTSKWLEKWQHADIVIEGDAEAQQGIRFNIFQLFQTYTGEDERLNIGPKGFTGEKYGGSTYWDTEAYCLPFYMSTAGERVARQLLIYRYRQLDKAIENAAKLGFTNGAALFPMVTMNGEECHNEWEITFEEIHRNGAIAYAIKRYIDYTGDKGYLAEYGLEVLVGIARFWAQRITWSDERQKYVMLGVTGPNEYENNVNNNWYTNYLATWTLRYAAEAVGYVKQANAARWTAIEGKIAFNSDAELGKWADIVEKIHLPYNEKLGVIMQQDGFMDKEQILVKDLNPSQRPLNQKWSWDRILRSVFIKQADVLQGIYFFENDFDLETIRKNFDFYEQRTVHESSLSPCVHSILACKIGDMDRAKAMYLRTSRLDLDDYNKEVNEGLHITSMAGSWMSVVEGFGGLRIKNDTLYFNPFIPENWKSLAFKVIFRGRTIKAKFEGGKTILTNESGQPLTVMVKDEAVCIPAGSTVVA
- a CDS encoding potassium/proton antiporter, whose protein sequence is MEFTLNNLLLIGSALLVLSVFLSKTTKYGIPVVILFMLVGMLAGVDGPGGINFYNTQISKFIGTLALILILFSGGLDTRYADIRPIAKRGVLLSTLGVVITALLTGLFIAYTTELNIKEGLLLGAIISSTDAAAVFTILRSKSMGLKNNIRPLLEFESGSNDPMAYLLTLVFIMLIKHPDTNAWGYLWFFVKQFALGGAVGVGMGFAIIRIINRIDLHFDGLYAVLLLSLSLLVFGVSDLIGGNGFLSVYLAAIILGNHEFVHKRSLIKHFDGQAWMMQIIMFLTLGLLVTPSQLLPLAGVGLLLSAFIIFVARPIAVFTCLAKSQFSTRSKLFISWVGLRGAVPIILSIYALDAGIQKGALIFNLVFFISLTSVLLKGTTIPTLAKRLRLSVPMHIRKKSTVDIELANKVKSIVMELDVLPEHRCVGKMLVDLDLPQGITISMLHRGENVFIPDGFTRVNIGDKLTILADSVNSLKDFYKKMGV
- a CDS encoding DUF4249 domain-containing protein, which translates into the protein MRKLTIFSILIAIASLFASCKKEFDLDLNGQNKNLLVVEGMITDQNEPQFIRLSRTVSYLNQVKPQPVEDASVVVNVDGKDIAFTQQTPGVYYAPSGFVGEVGKTYNLTITVDGQVYKASSKMNKPQLMEAASTRTHEFDADYFEIRLTFTDNPDKGDFILFKYARNGQLIDTLNKWSYYNDKITNGQHFDNIRVFGNVEGSVGDQITVYSYSISEEFKNFIDAAESATDEPMPFFPPPGAAITGNISNGAVGFFQASAVKKIATVLRK